One window from the genome of Dermacentor silvarum isolate Dsil-2018 chromosome 5, BIME_Dsil_1.4, whole genome shotgun sequence encodes:
- the LOC125945806 gene encoding uncharacterized protein LOC125945806: MSSTDGDTYEYTANTSSEDRFHYAEGNSMKDYEHETSDLVYQGGHQHPVVPASTPAAVSVKANGRRGLARDSHVMTTAAVAPAEAYISSDYVTARDTSKQPTPKRTKAFDVASQGVSVGQGGPEQGRSIFGMPAGTFTLYTILMALFVVALIYVYVLFRRDPVRPPIAKKLGRWANDSASTVE, translated from the exons ATGTCATCGACCGATGGAGATACGTATGAGTACACTGCCAACACGTCGTCAGAAGACCGGTTCCATTATGCTGAGGGGAACAGCATGAAGGACTATGAGCATGAGACTTCGGATCTGGTCTACCAGGGCGGTCACCAGCATCCCGTTGTACCAGCATCAACACCAGCAGCAGTCTCGGTGAAGGCGAATGGGCGTCGTGGCCTCGCACGGGACAGCCAcgtgatgacgacagcagcagtGGCCCCAGCGGAGGCCTACATCTCCAGTGACTATGTCACCGCTCGGGACACGAGCAAGCAGCCGACTCCCAAGCGAACGAAAG CTTTCGACGTGGCTTCCCAGGGCGTCTCAGTTGGGCAAGGAGGCCCGGAACAGGGACGCTCCATCTTCGGGATGCCAGCAGGCACGTTCACCCTCTACACCATCCTGATGGCCCTCTTTGTGGTGGCGCTCATTTACGTCTACGTTCTGTTTAGACGGGACCCGGTTCGGCCACCGATAGCCAAGAAGCTGGGCCGGTGGGCCAACGACAGTGCTTCCACTGTCGAATGA